One genomic window of Carassius auratus strain Wakin chromosome 14, ASM336829v1, whole genome shotgun sequence includes the following:
- the LOC113113729 gene encoding storkhead-box protein 1-like produces the protein MEPFLQIAPHSLAIVLSRVVAEDAPGVTESEQPPQHHTGYEIFADFKSLNMKYFWNKMVADAIAETFFLGWIDEHVLLIQGKEDHLEVLREAWMRRSLKPPQGFDIKYLGVLDKHHGSAITSLDMWDGHFMVIFEVPCCTMQI, from the exons ATGGAGCCTTTCCTGCAGATCGCGCCGCACTCTCTGGCCATCGTGCTGTCGCGCGTCGTGGCGGAGGACGCGCCCGGAGTGACGGAGAGCGAGCAGCCGCCACAACATCACACCGGCTACGAGATATTCGCCGACTTCAAATCCCTAAACATGAAATATTTCTGGAATAAGATGGTGGCCGATGCCATAGCTGAGACCTTCTTCCTGGGCTGGATAGACGAGCATGTGTTGCTGATCCAGGGGAAGGAGGATCACCTGGAGGTGTTGAGGGAGGCTTGGATGAGGAGGTCCCTCAAACCACCGCAGGGCTTCGACATCAAATACCTCG GTGTTTTGGACAAGCACCATGGCAGTGCCATAACTTCTTTGGATATGTGGGATGGTCATTTTATGGTGATCTTCGAAGTACCTTGCTGCACCATGCAAATATAG